In Acidimicrobiales bacterium, the following proteins share a genomic window:
- a CDS encoding cytochrome P450, giving the protein MATAPPSASGSLLLGATLELQRDQLGAYARAMEAHGDIARFRVGPPGIGFEFDAVFAPDGARQVLAADSSHYVKDAPVIGEFRHFLGDGLLVSEGDRWLQHRRIAQPLFTRKAVSAHLGTVAAAAADLVSWCEGDAAAQRPIDVHALGMRYALHALGTTVFGDDIVHAAPVLRRVLPPLGNHLKRRSLSPVRSPHWLPLPANRRAEQIRRTVWGLADSLIAERRRTGGGGSDLLSRLLAARDVESGAALDDDSLRDEAIIFLIAGHETTGSALAFTLWLLGRHQDVQDAVRVEVAGLGAGADGPVEIEQVPYTHQVIAESMRLYPPAHTVVRRASADTELLGYPVRRGRIMAVNIWGIHHRPSIWDDPFRFDPGRFAAGGAGGRSRRSTKYTHLPFGGGPRACIGEHLAMAELAGAVVALVRRYRITALEPEPGVEVDLSLRPRGELPCRFDLVGP; this is encoded by the coding sequence ATGGCGACTGCTCCGCCGTCCGCATCCGGCTCGTTGCTCCTGGGGGCGACCCTCGAGCTCCAGCGCGACCAGCTGGGCGCCTATGCCCGGGCCATGGAGGCCCACGGTGACATCGCCCGCTTCCGTGTCGGTCCGCCCGGCATCGGCTTCGAGTTCGACGCCGTGTTCGCACCCGACGGCGCCCGCCAGGTCCTCGCCGCCGACTCGTCGCACTACGTGAAGGACGCCCCTGTCATCGGCGAGTTCCGCCACTTCCTGGGCGACGGGCTCCTCGTCAGCGAAGGCGATCGCTGGCTGCAGCACCGCCGCATCGCCCAGCCGCTGTTCACCCGGAAGGCGGTCAGCGCCCACCTCGGCACGGTGGCCGCCGCCGCCGCCGACCTCGTCTCGTGGTGCGAGGGGGACGCCGCGGCACAGCGCCCGATCGACGTGCACGCCCTGGGCATGCGCTATGCCCTCCACGCGTTGGGCACCACCGTCTTCGGTGACGACATCGTCCACGCCGCCCCCGTCCTGCGCAGGGTTCTGCCGCCGCTGGGCAACCATCTCAAGCGCCGGTCGCTCTCGCCGGTGCGCAGCCCCCACTGGCTCCCGTTGCCGGCCAACCGGCGGGCGGAGCAGATCCGGCGCACGGTGTGGGGCCTGGCCGACTCGCTCATCGCCGAGCGGCGGCGGACCGGCGGCGGTGGGAGCGACCTGCTCAGCCGCCTCCTGGCCGCCCGCGACGTCGAGAGTGGCGCCGCGCTGGACGACGACAGCCTGCGGGACGAGGCCATCATCTTCCTCATCGCCGGCCATGAGACCACGGGAAGCGCCCTGGCCTTCACCCTGTGGCTGCTCGGTCGTCACCAGGACGTGCAGGACGCCGTGCGCGTCGAGGTCGCCGGGCTCGGGGCCGGCGCCGACGGTCCGGTCGAGATCGAGCAGGTTCCGTACACGCACCAGGTCATCGCCGAGTCGATGCGGTTGTACCCTCCGGCCCACACGGTGGTGCGGCGGGCCTCCGCCGACACCGAGTTGCTCGGCTACCCGGTGCGGAGGGGCCGCATCATGGCCGTCAACATCTGGGGCATCCACCACCGCCCGTCGATCTGGGACGACCCGTTCCGGTTCGACCCGGGCCGGTTCGCAGCGGGGGGCGCAGGGGGGCGCAGCCGCCGGTCGACCAAGTACACCCACCTGCCCTTCGGAGGTGGCCCTCGGGCCTGCATCGGCGAGCACCTCGCCATGGCCGAACTGGCGGGCGCCGTGGTCGCCCTCGTCCGCCGCTACCGGATCACCGCCCTCGAGCCCGAGCCGGGCGTCGAGGTCGACCTGTCGCTGCGCCCTCGGGGCGAGCTTCCCTGCCGCTTCGACCTCGTCGGTCCGTAG
- a CDS encoding dihydrofolate reductase family protein: MRNVAVNAFVTLDGVMQAPGGPEEDPTGGFSDGGWSVNYWDESMGRVMAESMAEPFDLLLGRRTYEIFAAHWPRAGEGARDDLGGTASEIEDPAAHALNSARKYVASRTLTTVEWNNSVLLEGDAAEAVAKLKTEDGPTLAVHGSSDLIQTLLAHDLVDEIRIWTFPVTVGPGKRLFGDGTRSAAFQAVASTTSSTGVVITTYRRAGEIERGSFAFETATDDELARRRRLAAEDTANASGSTTTDHDQART; this comes from the coding sequence ATGCGGAACGTGGCGGTGAACGCGTTCGTGACGCTCGACGGCGTCATGCAGGCGCCGGGTGGTCCCGAGGAGGACCCCACCGGAGGGTTCAGCGACGGCGGCTGGTCGGTGAACTACTGGGACGAGTCGATGGGCAGGGTGATGGCCGAGTCCATGGCCGAGCCGTTCGACCTGCTCCTCGGGCGGCGCACCTACGAGATCTTCGCCGCCCATTGGCCCCGTGCCGGCGAGGGCGCACGGGACGACCTGGGCGGCACCGCCAGCGAGATCGAGGACCCCGCCGCCCACGCCCTCAACTCGGCCCGCAAGTACGTGGCCTCCCGGACGCTCACCACCGTCGAGTGGAACAACTCCGTGCTGCTCGAGGGCGACGCAGCCGAGGCGGTGGCCAAGTTGAAGACCGAGGACGGGCCGACGCTCGCCGTGCACGGCAGCAGCGACCTGATCCAGACCCTGCTGGCCCACGACCTCGTCGACGAGATCCGGATCTGGACGTTCCCGGTCACCGTCGGACCGGGCAAGCGCCTGTTCGGGGACGGCACGCGGTCCGCTGCCTTCCAGGCGGTCGCCAGCACGACGTCGAGCACCGGCGTGGTGATCACCACCTACCGTCGGGCCGGCGAGATCGAGCGGGGGTCGTTCGCCTTCGAGACGGCGACGGACGACGAGTTGGCTCGGCGCAGGCGGCTGGCCGCCGAGGACACGGCCAACGCATCGGGCAGCACCACAACCGACCACGACCAAGCGAGGACATGA
- a CDS encoding VOC family protein, which produces MMAFRPYLFFGGNCREAFTRYQEIFGGELTVLRMKDVPGGEAPAGKEDLVIHAAIKIGEDLLMASDDPMSDDFGPVQGMMVSYDARDVDDATRVFEALADGGTVTQKLEPAFFSPAFGMCTDRFGTPWMVVAAQEQPPA; this is translated from the coding sequence ATGATGGCGTTTCGTCCCTACCTCTTCTTCGGCGGCAACTGCCGGGAGGCGTTCACCCGCTACCAGGAGATCTTCGGCGGCGAGCTGACGGTGCTCCGCATGAAGGACGTTCCCGGCGGTGAGGCGCCGGCCGGCAAGGAGGACCTCGTCATCCACGCCGCCATCAAGATCGGCGAGGACCTCCTGATGGCGTCCGACGACCCCATGTCCGACGACTTCGGCCCGGTCCAGGGGATGATGGTGAGCTACGACGCCCGAGACGTCGACGACGCCACCCGGGTCTTCGAGGCGCTGGCAGACGGTGGCACCGTCACCCAGAAGCTGGAACCGGCCTTCTTCTCGCCCGCCTTCGGCATGTGCACCGACCGGTTCGGCACGCCGTGGATGGTCGTCGCCGCCCAGGAGCAGCCGCCTGCGTGA
- a CDS encoding VOC family protein, with amino-acid sequence MPITSGFNHVATLTTDLERHADFYRRVFGAEVTFRMDAAPDHPRMFILDLGNGAALNVFETSPEEIIGERRTQGRRGAIDHFGIAVDSLTDLEQVKQRLVDAGADIGEIQRLGGEWSLFFRDIDGMELEVCAHAEDG; translated from the coding sequence ATGCCGATCACCAGCGGGTTCAACCATGTCGCGACGCTCACGACGGACCTCGAACGGCATGCGGACTTCTACCGCCGGGTGTTCGGGGCGGAGGTCACCTTCCGCATGGACGCCGCTCCGGACCACCCACGGATGTTCATCCTCGATCTCGGGAACGGCGCCGCGTTGAATGTCTTCGAGACCTCGCCGGAGGAGATCATCGGTGAGCGGCGTACGCAAGGCCGACGGGGCGCCATCGACCATTTCGGCATCGCCGTCGACTCCCTGACGGACCTCGAGCAGGTCAAGCAACGGTTGGTCGATGCGGGCGCCGACATCGGCGAGATCCAGCGCCTCGGCGGCGAGTGGTCGTTGTTCTTCCGGGACATCGACGGCATGGAGCTCGAGGTGTGCGCCCATGCCGAGGATGGTTGA
- a CDS encoding S8 family serine peptidase, translated as MTPSAPKPRPSRRANRALAAAAAAAATVAGLLPISAGAATPVAPARPVIVWGASAGRAAATVDAAGGTVVNSLDLIGGVVATLDAGQVAAVKAQGLSVADDAPMEVASTDVAQVPAADHQLAAVNPGGDWDLDAGAGVGVALVDTGVTEVEDLRGRVVQGPDLSGEDNGRDTYGHGTFMAGLIAGDGALSSTGVTRHVGVAPGAHIVSVKVAGGDGDTTLSKVLDGIGWVVTHADEHAVRVLNLSVAFPTVSKSYTSDPLSAAVEAAWATGITVVAAAGNDPSTVPSPGRDPWIITAGALDTGGALGAADDSVAPWSGSETTRFATKPELLAPGVSVVSLAAPGSRIVAENPASVVDGQYLLGSGTSMATAMTSGVVAVLTEHHAAATPDDFKAALVSTGHAVTGGPGRSVDLAAADLAPAGSTATWWQQAPVAFAGLGLGDRMPWSAGGWNGDEWVGSRWAGSQWAGSRWADHTWTGSRWAQEEFPGARWAGSRWAGSRWVGSRWAGSRWAGSRWAAELWAGSRWAGSQWAGARWAGSQWAGSRWAGSRWAGSRWAGSQWAGSRWADDDWAGSRWAGSRWADDDWAGARWAGSQWAGARWAGSQWAGSQWAGSQWAGSQWAGSQWADMSWTGARAGDGWAASLGE; from the coding sequence ATGACTCCGAGCGCGCCCAAGCCACGCCCGTCCCGCCGGGCGAATCGCGCACTTGCGGCCGCCGCGGCCGCCGCCGCCACCGTCGCCGGCCTGCTGCCCATCAGCGCCGGGGCCGCCACCCCTGTCGCGCCTGCTCGACCTGTCATCGTGTGGGGCGCGTCGGCCGGACGGGCGGCCGCTACGGTCGACGCCGCGGGTGGCACCGTCGTGAACTCGCTCGACCTCATCGGTGGCGTGGTCGCGACCTTGGATGCCGGCCAGGTCGCCGCCGTGAAGGCACAGGGCTTGTCCGTCGCCGACGACGCCCCGATGGAGGTGGCGTCCACCGACGTGGCGCAGGTGCCGGCCGCCGACCACCAGTTGGCCGCCGTCAACCCGGGTGGGGACTGGGACCTCGACGCCGGAGCGGGCGTGGGTGTGGCCCTGGTGGACACGGGCGTGACGGAGGTCGAGGACCTTCGGGGCAGGGTCGTCCAGGGTCCGGACCTGAGCGGAGAGGACAACGGCCGCGACACCTACGGGCACGGCACGTTCATGGCCGGGCTCATCGCCGGGGACGGTGCGCTGTCGAGCACGGGCGTCACCCGCCACGTCGGCGTGGCTCCTGGCGCGCACATCGTCTCGGTGAAGGTCGCCGGCGGCGACGGCGACACGACGCTCTCCAAGGTGCTGGACGGGATCGGCTGGGTCGTGACCCACGCCGACGAGCACGCCGTGCGCGTCCTGAACCTCTCCGTGGCGTTCCCGACGGTCTCGAAGAGCTACACGAGCGATCCGCTCTCCGCCGCCGTCGAAGCGGCGTGGGCGACGGGCATCACCGTCGTGGCCGCCGCCGGCAACGATCCGTCCACAGTCCCGTCGCCGGGGCGTGACCCGTGGATCATCACGGCGGGCGCCCTCGACACGGGCGGCGCGCTCGGAGCAGCCGACGACTCGGTCGCGCCGTGGTCTGGGAGCGAGACGACGAGGTTCGCCACCAAGCCCGAGCTGCTGGCGCCGGGCGTCTCCGTGGTGTCCCTGGCCGCTCCCGGTTCGAGGATCGTCGCCGAGAACCCGGCCTCGGTCGTCGACGGCCAGTACCTGTTGGGCTCGGGGACCTCGATGGCGACCGCCATGACCAGCGGTGTCGTCGCCGTCCTCACCGAGCACCACGCGGCCGCGACGCCCGATGACTTCAAGGCGGCGTTGGTGTCCACCGGCCACGCCGTGACGGGCGGTCCGGGCCGCAGCGTCGACCTCGCCGCCGCCGATCTGGCTCCGGCCGGCTCCACCGCGACGTGGTGGCAGCAGGCACCGGTCGCCTTCGCAGGCCTCGGCCTCGGCGACCGCATGCCGTGGTCGGCCGGTGGCTGGAACGGCGACGAGTGGGTCGGCAGCCGCTGGGCCGGCTCGCAGTGGGCGGGTAGCCGTTGGGCCGATCACACGTGGACCGGGTCGCGGTGGGCGCAGGAGGAGTTCCCCGGAGCCCGCTGGGCCGGGTCCCGCTGGGCCGGGTCGCGCTGGGTGGGGTCGCGCTGGGCCGGCAGCCGGTGGGCGGGAAGCCGCTGGGCCGCCGAGCTGTGGGCCGGATCCCGCTGGGCGGGAAGCCAGTGGGCCGGTGCCCGCTGGGCCGGCAGCCAGTGGGCCGGCTCGCGCTGGGCCGGCAGCCGCTGGGCCGGATCCCGCTGGGCCGGCAGCCAGTGGGCCGGGTCCCGCTGGGCCGACGACGACTGGGCCGGCTCGCGCTGGGCCGGGTCCCGCTGGGCCGACGACGACTGGGCCGGCGCCCGATGGGCGGGCAGCCAGTGGGCCGGCGCCCGATGGGCGGGCAGCCAGTGGGCCGGCAGCCAGTGGGCCGGCAGCCAGTGGGCCGGCAGCCAGTGGGCCGGCAGCCAGTGGGCCGACATGTCCTGGACCGGTGCTCGCGCAGGGGACGGCTGGGCCGCCTCGCTCGGCGAGTAG